CTCCGTCGCAAAACGTTGTCTTGAGGCTGGGAAGCATGTGCTGGTGGAGAAACCGATCGCCGTGCGGCCGACCGAGGCGCGGGAGCTTGTGAAGTTGGCAGCGCACCATCGATGTGTGCTGCAAGTGGGACATAGTGAGCGGTTCAACCCTATCATGCAGATGATGCGGCCACATATTCGGAAACCGCTGTTGGTCGAGTGCTATCGACTGGGAACGTATACAGGGCGGGGCACCGACGTTGATGTCGTCCTGGATTTGATGATTCATGACCTTGACCTGGTGCTCTCCTGCGATCCAGGCCCCGTCGAAGATGTGCGGGCCACGGGCGCCACGGTGCTGTCGTCCACCAGTGATGTTTCGAATGCGCGTGTCCGGTTTAGGAGCGGGTGCGTCGTCAACCTTACCGCCAGTCGAATTTCACCGAAGGCCATGCGACAATGGCATGTATTCCAAGACGATGGGTGCCTGTCGATCGATTTCCAGTCCCGCCAGGGCGTGGTCGGACGCCGCTCGGTTGAACCCGGTGGGAAGCTCGCGCTGGCAGCTGAAGAGATACAAGCCGGAGACGGTGAGCCGTTGAAACTGCAGCTGGAATCGTTCCTCCATGCGATTCGTTCGGACTCTCGCCCGATCGTGTCCGGCGAGGAAGGGGTTGCGGCTCTGGAACTGGCCCATCGCGTGCTGTCGGCGATGGCAGTATCTTTGCCTCGCGAGACATGAGACCATCTCCACGGATCAACCGTCCCGTGCCGCCTCGGCTGCGTGCGTCGAATCTCGGTCATGACCTGTGCTCCACTCAATCACCATGGCGCGTATCCTGATCATTACCGGCGAAGCTTCCGGCGACCTCCACGGAGCCAATCTGGCCAAGGCGCTCAGAGCCAAGGCCCCTCAGGTCTCGCTGGCTGGGATCGGCGGGGCGGCGATGGAGGCGGCCGGCGTGCAATTGGTCTGCAGGATGGGGCAGTTCGACGTGATGGGCATGGTGGGACCCTTGGTGTTGGTGGCGATCATCCGGCGATTTTTCTTCATGCGGCGATTGTTTCGGTCCGAACCGTGGGATGCGGTCATCTTTGTCGACAATCCCGGATTAAACTTGCGGTACGCCTATTTTGCCAAAGGCGCCGGGTTGCGCGTGTTCTATTATGTCGCGCCGCAGATTTGGGCCTGGGGAGCCTGGCGGATGTATTGGATTAAGAAACGAGTCGATCAGGTATTGGTCATTCTGCCTTTTGAAAAACCCCTCTATGACACGGCGGGGATGCCCTGCACGTTCGTCGGCCATCCCATCTTGGATGCCGTTGAAGGCTCCTACGACCGGACGGCGCTTCGCGCCCGGTTTGGCTTCTCTCCTGATGAGCGTGTGATCGGCTTGTTGCCGGGGAGTCGGACGCATGAAGTACAGGTGCTGCTGCCGATTCTCATCCAGGCCGCGACGCAGTTGGCCCGCCGGGATCCCAAAACGAAGTTTATCTTGGCGCAGGCCTCCACAATTCAGGATAATCTGCTGCAGCCACTCTTGCGACAAAGCTCGGTTCCTGTCACCCTGGTCAAAGAACAAGCCAGTGAAGTGATGGCCGTATCGGATTTGTTGCTGGTGGCGTCGGGTACCGCCACGCTGCAAGCAGCCGTCGTGGGCACTCCCATGGTGCTGTTCTACCGAACGACCGCATGGGAGTTTTGGATCGCGGGTTTTTTCCTTCGAGTCAAATGGATCGGACTTGTGAATTTGGTGGCAGGTCGATCGGTCGTGCCGGAGCTGTTGCAGGATGAGGCCACCGGTCAGCGGCTCTACGAAGAGGCGCTGCGGATCTTGGAAGATCCGTCAGTCTATCACGAAATGAAGCGAAGTCTGGCACAGGTGCGAGAAGCGTTGGGGGAGCCAGGCGCGTCCGTCCGGGCGGCAGAGGTGGTGTTGGCGGCATGTCAGGCATAGCACGATTCAAGCGGCTCATGAGTTATGTGAAACCGTATCGTCTGCGGTTCTATGCGGCCTTCGTCTGCTCGGGGCTGGTGGCGGTCTTGAGCGGCGTGTATGCCTGGCTCGCTCGGCCGGTTCTGGACGGCATCTTTATCGAAAAAAACGAGCAGCTGTTGTTGGTGCTGCCGCTGGCGATCTTGGGAGTGGCGGTCTTGAAAGCCCTGTTCAGCTATGGGGTGGGCTATTTAATGGCCTATGTCGGGAATCGGGTTGTGGCCGACATCCGGCAGGAACTGTTTCAACGGCTCATGCGACTCTCCATCGGGTTTCACGATGCGAATACGTCGGGGCGTCTGGTCTCTCGTGTCGTGAATGATGTGGGACTGATGGCCAACGCGGCCTCGAGTGTCGTGAAGGATATTTTTCAAAACTGCCTGACGTTTGTGGCCATGGTCGGGGTCATCCTCTATCAGAATTGGAGACTGGCGGGTCTGTCTCTGATCGTGATCCCGCTGTCGGCGCTGACCATGGTGCGGGTCGGACAGAGGTTGAAACGATTGGCTGCCAGCGGGCAAGAGCAAATGGGTGACATGTCCTCAACGCTCCAAGAAATCTTTTCCGGCATCAGAATGGTGAAGGCATTCGGGCGGG
The nucleotide sequence above comes from Candidatus Nitrospira nitrificans. Encoded proteins:
- a CDS encoding Gfo/Idh/MocA family protein, which gives rise to MVKLRAGVIGVGHLGQHHARLYASLPDSTLVGVIDPDQGRASVVARKHGAQVFGDLPDFLQQVDLVSIAVPTSGHYSVAKRCLEAGKHVLVEKPIAVRPTEARELVKLAAHHRCVLQVGHSERFNPIMQMMRPHIRKPLLVECYRLGTYTGRGTDVDVVLDLMIHDLDLVLSCDPGPVEDVRATGATVLSSTSDVSNARVRFRSGCVVNLTASRISPKAMRQWHVFQDDGCLSIDFQSRQGVVGRRSVEPGGKLALAAEEIQAGDGEPLKLQLESFLHAIRSDSRPIVSGEEGVAALELAHRVLSAMAVSLPRET
- the lpxB gene encoding lipid-A-disaccharide synthase, producing the protein MARILIITGEASGDLHGANLAKALRAKAPQVSLAGIGGAAMEAAGVQLVCRMGQFDVMGMVGPLVLVAIIRRFFFMRRLFRSEPWDAVIFVDNPGLNLRYAYFAKGAGLRVFYYVAPQIWAWGAWRMYWIKKRVDQVLVILPFEKPLYDTAGMPCTFVGHPILDAVEGSYDRTALRARFGFSPDERVIGLLPGSRTHEVQVLLPILIQAATQLARRDPKTKFILAQASTIQDNLLQPLLRQSSVPVTLVKEQASEVMAVSDLLLVASGTATLQAAVVGTPMVLFYRTTAWEFWIAGFFLRVKWIGLVNLVAGRSVVPELLQDEATGQRLYEEALRILEDPSVYHEMKRSLAQVREALGEPGASVRAAEVVLAACQA